Proteins from one Paraburkholderia acidisoli genomic window:
- a CDS encoding CaiB/BaiF CoA transferase family protein: protein MSTEPDRLPLAGVRVLDFSRILAGPWSAMVLGDLGAEVIKVEHPQRGDDTRDWGVRIGKTETAYFNSVNRNKRSVTLDLQTAEGRRIAQDLAQTCDVVVQNFKFGGAEKLGLGYEQLRAHNDRLIYCSISGYDRSGPEASRPGYDLVVQGEAGLMALNGEANRPPLKFGVAAVDLFTGMYAAQAMLAALFERERTQRGRHIEMALFDCGLMITAYYGLEALVMGEDPPRYGNAHPSIVPYGVFDAADGPLVITVGNTSQYERFCREVIERPDLASDERYATNILRSQHRATLLPEITRELGSRSRAWLLERLAQAGIPCGEVAGLREALLSPRATDAGLVTQQPHPHTASGSTPVLAPPWRFDGERMPVRHAPPQLGEGTQDVLQEVLGYSPQELADLRRNGVI from the coding sequence ATGTCCACCGAACCTGACCGCTTGCCCCTCGCGGGCGTGCGTGTGCTCGACTTCTCGCGCATTCTCGCGGGACCGTGGAGCGCGATGGTGCTCGGCGATCTCGGCGCGGAAGTCATCAAGGTCGAGCATCCGCAACGCGGCGACGACACGCGCGACTGGGGCGTACGTATCGGCAAGACCGAAACCGCGTACTTCAACAGCGTGAACCGCAACAAGCGCTCGGTCACGCTCGATCTGCAAACCGCCGAGGGCCGGCGCATCGCGCAGGACCTCGCCCAAACCTGCGACGTGGTCGTGCAGAACTTCAAGTTCGGCGGCGCGGAAAAGCTCGGCCTCGGTTACGAGCAACTGCGCGCGCACAACGACCGTCTCATCTATTGCTCGATTTCGGGCTACGACCGCAGCGGCCCCGAAGCGAGCCGCCCCGGCTACGATCTCGTGGTGCAGGGCGAGGCGGGCCTGATGGCGCTGAACGGCGAAGCGAACCGGCCGCCGCTGAAATTCGGCGTGGCCGCCGTCGACCTGTTCACCGGCATGTATGCGGCGCAGGCCATGCTGGCCGCGCTGTTCGAGCGCGAGCGCACGCAGCGCGGGCGTCACATCGAAATGGCGCTGTTCGATTGCGGCCTGATGATCACCGCTTACTACGGGCTCGAAGCGCTCGTGATGGGCGAAGATCCGCCGCGCTACGGCAACGCGCATCCGTCGATCGTGCCGTATGGCGTGTTCGACGCCGCCGATGGCCCGCTCGTCATCACCGTGGGCAATACGAGTCAGTACGAGCGCTTTTGCCGCGAAGTGATCGAGCGCCCCGATCTCGCGAGCGACGAGCGCTACGCGACCAACATCCTGCGCTCGCAGCATCGCGCCACGCTCCTGCCCGAGATCACGCGCGAACTGGGCAGCCGCTCGCGCGCGTGGCTGCTCGAACGTCTCGCGCAAGCGGGCATTCCGTGCGGTGAAGTCGCGGGCTTGCGCGAAGCGCTGCTTTCGCCGCGCGCCACCGATGCGGGTCTCGTCACGCAACAACCGCACCCGCATACGGCGAGCGGCAGCACGCCCGTGCTTGCGCCGCCGTGGCGTTTCGACGGCGAACGCATGCCCGTGCGCCACGCGCCACCGCAACTCGGAGAGGGCACGCAAGACGTGCTTCAGGAAGTGCTCGGCTATTCGCCGCAGGAACTGGCCGATTTACGACGCAACGGCGTTATTTGA
- a CDS encoding VTT domain-containing protein, with protein sequence MEHTYNHLLHLLGTHPAWTLAFVVCAAFLESLAFVGTFVPGSTAMFIAGAFAATGGLNLGWLFFWAILGAVAGDGVSFWIGRRYRDSLKQIWPFSRHPVILDRAQAYFVSHGARSVILARFVAPLRAVVPIVAGMAGMTPTRFLVMNVMSALVWAPAHIVPGVVFGASIQLAGAVSFRLVLILAIVALAGWLIWHVSRILLAHIDNWASASRLRAAAWAKQHPGRSARRIARLLDPAQPALGAILVITGLVPVCAAVFSYVLDNVLRGAPLVQLDQSVRQFLHSIHSTWADAALARVETLGSGWTLAALVATVAVWMAFERRWRTIAYWAIAAGVSQLLIVILRFAIHHAAPGNQTIEAYVFPSDRVASMVIVYGFVMFLLVRRATMLEAVMVAAVGNAIVVAVAFAGLYFDRFLFSDAIGGAAFASIWVAAVVLTSLWRYPERPPQRTFMPAIALAVLVAACLAQTLPAGSLGDTTAAQTNASSGTRASVVISQMQWSDSLWRTLACYRFDMKGERREPMTIQWAASADALRAALRDAGWVEGPQLSVKSVLSLVAPNVDVMMLPLLPKLNNGLPSPLVFARARMDDADGDGADVAGGAGGAGSADQAAPLASAASATGHAGMTVTRDSRRDVLRFWPTDYALAPDKEGAAPTPLWVGSLVHERLRRASWPFNVVTPYTDKAADKSADRAAATSDPAHGEPHLSAPGTPPGWRVITLPGDTGCEGRPVKLIVQANPAAR encoded by the coding sequence ATGGAGCATACCTACAACCATCTGCTGCACCTGCTCGGCACGCATCCCGCGTGGACGCTCGCCTTCGTCGTGTGCGCCGCGTTCCTCGAGTCGCTCGCCTTCGTCGGCACCTTCGTGCCGGGCAGCACGGCCATGTTCATTGCAGGCGCGTTCGCGGCCACGGGTGGGCTGAATCTCGGCTGGCTGTTCTTCTGGGCGATCCTCGGCGCGGTGGCCGGCGACGGCGTGAGTTTCTGGATCGGCCGCCGCTATCGCGACTCGCTCAAGCAGATCTGGCCGTTCAGCCGTCATCCCGTGATTCTCGATCGCGCGCAGGCGTACTTCGTGAGCCACGGCGCGCGCAGCGTGATTCTCGCGCGCTTCGTCGCGCCGCTACGCGCCGTGGTGCCTATCGTCGCGGGCATGGCGGGCATGACGCCCACGCGCTTTCTCGTCATGAACGTGATGTCGGCGCTCGTGTGGGCGCCCGCGCATATCGTGCCGGGCGTGGTGTTCGGCGCGTCGATACAACTGGCCGGCGCGGTCTCGTTCCGCCTCGTCCTGATTCTCGCCATCGTGGCGCTCGCGGGCTGGCTCATCTGGCATGTCTCACGCATCCTGCTGGCGCATATCGACAACTGGGCCAGCGCCTCGCGCCTGCGCGCCGCCGCCTGGGCGAAGCAGCATCCGGGCCGCTCGGCGCGGCGTATCGCGCGCCTGCTCGATCCCGCCCAACCGGCACTCGGCGCGATCCTCGTCATCACCGGGCTCGTGCCCGTGTGCGCCGCCGTGTTCTCCTACGTGCTCGACAACGTGTTGCGCGGCGCGCCGCTCGTGCAGCTCGACCAGTCCGTGCGGCAGTTCCTGCATTCGATCCATTCGACCTGGGCCGACGCGGCACTCGCGCGCGTCGAAACGCTCGGCAGCGGCTGGACGCTCGCGGCGCTGGTCGCGACCGTGGCCGTGTGGATGGCGTTCGAGCGGCGCTGGCGCACCATCGCGTACTGGGCCATCGCGGCGGGCGTCTCGCAACTGCTCATCGTCATCCTGCGTTTCGCGATCCACCACGCCGCGCCCGGCAACCAGACCATCGAGGCCTACGTGTTCCCGAGCGACCGCGTGGCGTCGATGGTGATCGTCTACGGCTTCGTGATGTTCCTGCTGGTGCGCCGCGCGACCATGCTCGAAGCGGTGATGGTCGCGGCGGTCGGCAACGCCATCGTGGTCGCGGTCGCGTTCGCGGGCCTTTACTTCGACCGCTTCCTGTTCTCGGACGCCATTGGCGGGGCGGCCTTCGCGTCGATCTGGGTCGCGGCCGTCGTACTCACCTCGCTGTGGCGCTACCCCGAGCGGCCGCCGCAGCGCACGTTCATGCCCGCGATCGCGCTCGCGGTACTGGTGGCGGCATGCCTCGCGCAGACCCTGCCGGCGGGCAGTCTCGGCGATACGACCGCGGCGCAGACCAATGCCTCGAGCGGTACCCGCGCGAGCGTCGTGATCTCGCAGATGCAGTGGAGCGATTCGCTGTGGCGCACGCTCGCGTGCTATCGCTTCGACATGAAAGGCGAGCGCCGCGAACCGATGACGATCCAGTGGGCCGCCAGCGCCGACGCGCTACGCGCCGCACTGCGCGACGCGGGTTGGGTCGAAGGCCCGCAGTTGTCGGTCAAGAGCGTGCTGTCGCTGGTCGCGCCCAACGTCGACGTGATGATGCTGCCGCTCTTGCCCAAGCTGAACAACGGCCTGCCCTCGCCACTGGTGTTCGCGCGGGCGCGCATGGACGATGCCGATGGCGATGGCGCGGATGTCGCGGGCGGCGCGGGTGGCGCAGGTAGCGCCGATCAAGCGGCACCGCTGGCGAGCGCCGCCAGCGCCACGGGCCACGCGGGCATGACGGTCACGCGCGACAGCCGCCGCGACGTGCTGCGCTTCTGGCCGACCGACTACGCGCTCGCGCCGGACAAGGAAGGCGCCGCGCCCACGCCGCTGTGGGTGGGCTCGCTCGTGCACGAGCGCCTGCGGCGCGCTTCATGGCCGTTCAACGTCGTGACCCCTTACACCGACAAAGCCGCCGACAAAAGCGCGGACCGCGCCGCCGCAACCAGCGACCCCGCGCACGGCGAGCCTCATCTCTCCGCGCCGGGCACGCCGCCGGGCTGGCGCGTCATCACGCTGCCGGGCGACACGGGCTGCGAAGGGCGCCCCGTGAAGCTGATCGTGCAGGCGAATCCGGCCGCGCGCTGA
- a CDS encoding acyl-CoA dehydrogenase family protein — protein sequence MNFQHTEDRRMLADTLNRFIAEQYGFSTRDTIARSTSGFSADMWQRFAELGVIGALFDEADGGFGGQGFDIAVVFEALGRGLVVEPFLDTLIVGRALAHAGNAAQRTRIASFIDGSQVAALAHDEPGSHYEDARVSTRAEQQDGGYVLNGAKGVVQQAEHANVLLVSARTSGEAFDEAGISLFVVPRDAAGVNVRGYAKIDGGRAAEVTFDNVRVDADALAGTEGSGFATLEHARGYGVLALAAEALGAMDVARDFTLDYLRTRKQFGVPIGSFQALQHRMADVLLEIEQARSAVINAAAAIEAPRAQRERALSAAKYTIGRIGARVAEEAIQLHGGIGMTWELPLAHYAKRLVMIDHQLGDEDHHLARYIAFGREAA from the coding sequence ATGAATTTCCAGCATACCGAAGATCGCCGCATGCTCGCGGACACGCTCAATCGCTTTATCGCGGAGCAGTACGGTTTCAGCACGCGCGATACAATCGCGCGCTCCACGTCGGGCTTCAGTGCCGATATGTGGCAGCGATTCGCCGAACTGGGCGTGATCGGCGCGCTCTTCGATGAAGCCGACGGCGGCTTCGGCGGCCAGGGTTTCGATATCGCCGTGGTGTTCGAAGCGCTCGGGCGCGGTCTCGTCGTCGAGCCGTTTCTCGACACGCTGATCGTCGGCCGCGCGCTCGCGCACGCGGGTAACGCGGCACAGCGCACGCGCATCGCCTCGTTCATCGACGGCTCGCAAGTCGCGGCGCTCGCGCACGACGAACCGGGCTCGCATTACGAAGACGCCCGCGTGAGCACGCGCGCCGAACAGCAAGACGGCGGCTACGTGTTGAACGGCGCGAAAGGCGTCGTGCAGCAGGCGGAACACGCCAACGTGCTGCTCGTTTCGGCACGCACCTCGGGCGAGGCATTCGACGAAGCGGGCATTTCGCTCTTCGTCGTGCCGCGCGATGCGGCGGGCGTGAACGTGCGCGGCTACGCGAAAATCGACGGCGGCCGCGCGGCGGAAGTCACGTTCGACAACGTGCGAGTCGACGCGGACGCGCTCGCAGGCACCGAAGGCAGCGGCTTCGCCACGCTCGAACACGCGCGCGGTTACGGCGTGCTCGCGCTCGCGGCCGAAGCGCTCGGCGCGATGGACGTGGCGCGCGACTTCACGCTCGACTATCTGCGCACGCGCAAGCAGTTCGGCGTGCCGATCGGCAGCTTCCAGGCGTTGCAACACCGCATGGCCGACGTGCTGCTCGAAATCGAGCAGGCGCGCTCGGCGGTGATCAACGCGGCGGCCGCTATCGAAGCGCCGCGCGCGCAACGCGAACGCGCGCTATCGGCGGCGAAGTACACGATCGGGCGGATTGGCGCGCGCGTGGCCGAGGAAGCGATCCAGCTGCACGGCGGCATTGGCATGACGTGGGAACTGCCGCTCGCGCATTACGCGAAGCGCCTCGTGATGATCGATCATCAACTCGGCGACGAGGATCATCATCTCGCGCGCTATATCGCGTTCGGGCGCGAAGCGGCCTGA
- a CDS encoding Dyp-type peroxidase, which produces MTPASLTQEPQSVSSAVTRNAFFIVVTVNEDAASRATVRAWCADVANLVRAVGKRVPAGNLSCVVGFAANAWDKLFGEPRPAELHPFREFGTGERKAVATPGDILLHIRADQTDLCFELATQLMTRLDGAVKTVDEVHGFRNFDMRAMIGFVDGTENPVGNEAVHFTVIGEEDPEFCGGSYVLVQKYLHDMKGWNALPVEAQEHIIGRTKLQDIELDEAVKPSWSHSSLTTLDDASGNEIKILRDNMPFGRPGAGEFGTYFIGYARSPQPIEQMLENMFVGNPPGNYDRLLDFSRAVTGGLFFVPSQPLLEALAEEQPGATPTIDVPRAEGAGASPDAASENQTPTSTEPAAAPSADGSLAIGSLKGAPRYE; this is translated from the coding sequence ATGACGCCGGCCTCACTCACGCAGGAACCGCAGTCCGTTTCCAGCGCCGTCACGCGCAACGCGTTCTTCATCGTCGTGACCGTCAACGAAGACGCCGCCAGCCGCGCCACCGTGCGCGCCTGGTGCGCCGACGTCGCCAATCTCGTGCGTGCTGTCGGCAAGCGCGTGCCCGCCGGCAATCTCTCGTGCGTGGTGGGCTTTGCCGCCAACGCCTGGGACAAGCTGTTCGGCGAGCCGCGCCCCGCCGAGCTGCACCCGTTCCGCGAGTTCGGCACGGGCGAGCGCAAGGCGGTCGCCACGCCCGGCGACATTCTTCTGCACATTCGCGCCGACCAAACCGACCTCTGCTTCGAACTCGCCACGCAATTGATGACGCGCCTCGACGGCGCGGTCAAAACCGTGGACGAGGTGCACGGTTTCCGCAACTTCGACATGCGCGCGATGATCGGTTTCGTCGACGGCACGGAAAACCCGGTTGGCAACGAAGCCGTGCATTTCACCGTGATCGGCGAAGAAGATCCCGAGTTCTGCGGCGGCAGCTATGTGCTCGTGCAGAAATACCTGCACGACATGAAAGGCTGGAACGCGCTGCCGGTGGAGGCGCAGGAACACATCATCGGCCGCACCAAGCTGCAGGACATCGAACTCGACGAAGCCGTGAAGCCGAGCTGGTCGCATAGTTCGCTCACCACGCTCGACGACGCCAGCGGCAACGAGATCAAGATCCTGCGCGACAACATGCCGTTCGGGCGGCCCGGCGCGGGCGAATTCGGCACGTATTTCATCGGTTACGCACGCTCGCCGCAGCCCATCGAGCAGATGCTGGAGAACATGTTCGTCGGCAATCCGCCGGGCAACTACGACCGCCTGCTCGATTTCAGCCGCGCCGTGACGGGCGGCCTGTTCTTCGTGCCGTCGCAGCCGCTGCTCGAAGCGCTCGCCGAAGAACAGCCGGGCGCGACACCCACGATCGACGTGCCGCGCGCGGAAGGCGCAGGCGCCTCGCCGGACGCAGCATCCGAAAACCAGACACCCACCTCGACCGAGCCTGCCGCCGCGCCGTCCGCCGACGGCTCGCTCGCCATCGGATCCCTCAAAGGAGCACCCCGGTATGAATAA
- a CDS encoding electron transfer flavoprotein subunit beta/FixA family protein: MKILVPVKRVVDYNVKVRVKSDGTGVDIANVKMSMNPFDEIAVEEAVRLKEAGVATEVIAVSCGVTQAQETLRTALAIGADRAILVESSEDLQPLAVAKLLKALVDKEQPQLVILGKQAIDDDSNQTGQMLAALANLPQATFASKVTVADGKATVAREVDGGAETLSLTLPAVVTTDLRLNEPRYVTLPNIMKAKKKPLETIKPEDLGVDVTPRLKTLKVAEPPKRSAGVKVPDVKTLVEKLKTEAKVL, from the coding sequence GTGAAGATTCTCGTACCGGTTAAACGCGTAGTTGATTACAACGTGAAGGTCCGTGTGAAGTCGGATGGCACGGGTGTGGATATCGCCAACGTGAAGATGTCGATGAATCCGTTCGACGAGATCGCCGTTGAAGAGGCGGTGCGTTTGAAGGAAGCGGGCGTGGCGACCGAAGTGATCGCCGTGTCGTGCGGTGTGACGCAAGCGCAGGAAACGCTGCGCACGGCGCTCGCGATTGGCGCGGACCGTGCGATTCTCGTGGAGTCGAGCGAGGATTTGCAGCCGTTGGCGGTGGCTAAATTGCTGAAGGCTTTGGTCGATAAAGAGCAACCGCAGCTCGTGATTCTCGGCAAACAAGCCATCGACGACGATTCGAATCAGACTGGCCAGATGCTCGCCGCGCTCGCGAATCTGCCGCAAGCGACGTTCGCCTCGAAAGTGACGGTTGCCGATGGCAAGGCCACGGTCGCGCGTGAAGTCGATGGCGGCGCGGAAACGCTGTCTTTGACGCTGCCCGCTGTCGTGACCACGGACCTGCGCCTGAACGAGCCGCGCTACGTCACGCTGCCGAACATCATGAAGGCAAAGAAGAAGCCGCTCGAAACGATCAAGCCCGAAGACCTCGGCGTGGATGTCACGCCGCGTCTGAAGACGCTCAAGGTCGCCGAACCGCCCAAGCGCAGCGCAGGCGTGAAGGTGCCGGACGTGAAGACGCTGGTCGAGAAGCTGAAGACCGAAGCCAAGGTGCTGTAA
- a CDS encoding acyl-CoA dehydrogenase family protein — MDLTFTNEEEAFRGEVLAFLRERLPQRIADKVRNGKRLTRDDMAAWHAILHEQGWLANHWPKEYGGPGWNAVQKFIFENECAIAAAPRIVPFGVNMLGPVLIKYGSEAQKRHWLPRILDGSDWWCQGYSEPGAGSDLAAVRTMATRKTDENGDHYVVNGQKTWTTLGHYANMIFCLVRTATDVRKQEGISFLLIDMNTPGIEVRPIVTLDGEHEVNEVFFTDVRVPAANLVGEENKGWTYAKYLLTYERTNIAGVGFSVAALARLKRAAQKVTRNGKPLAEDPQFAARLARVEIDLENMKTTNLRVIAAVAGGGVPGAESSMLKIRGTEIRQEISSLLRRAMGPYAAPFIEEALGEDDAGANAGPEEAASAAAQYFNNRKLSIFGGSNEIQKNIISKMMLGL, encoded by the coding sequence ATGGATCTGACATTCACCAACGAAGAAGAGGCGTTCCGCGGCGAGGTGCTCGCGTTCCTGCGCGAGCGTTTGCCGCAGCGGATTGCCGACAAGGTACGCAACGGCAAGCGCCTCACGCGCGACGACATGGCCGCGTGGCACGCGATCCTCCACGAACAGGGCTGGCTCGCGAACCACTGGCCGAAGGAGTATGGCGGCCCCGGCTGGAACGCCGTGCAGAAGTTCATCTTCGAGAACGAATGCGCGATTGCCGCCGCGCCGCGCATCGTGCCGTTCGGCGTGAACATGCTCGGCCCCGTGCTCATCAAATACGGCAGCGAAGCGCAAAAGCGCCACTGGCTGCCGCGCATTCTCGACGGCTCGGACTGGTGGTGCCAGGGCTATTCCGAACCGGGCGCGGGCTCCGACCTCGCGGCCGTGCGCACCATGGCCACGCGCAAAACGGATGAAAACGGCGATCACTACGTCGTGAACGGCCAGAAGACGTGGACCACGCTCGGCCACTACGCGAACATGATCTTCTGCCTCGTGCGGACCGCCACGGACGTGCGCAAGCAGGAAGGCATCAGCTTTCTGCTGATCGACATGAACACGCCCGGCATCGAAGTACGCCCCATCGTCACGCTCGACGGCGAGCACGAAGTCAACGAGGTCTTTTTCACCGACGTGCGCGTACCGGCGGCGAATCTCGTCGGCGAAGAAAACAAAGGCTGGACCTACGCGAAGTATCTGCTCACCTACGAGCGCACGAACATCGCGGGCGTGGGGTTCTCCGTGGCCGCGCTCGCGCGGCTGAAGCGCGCCGCGCAGAAAGTCACGCGCAACGGCAAGCCGCTCGCGGAAGATCCGCAATTCGCCGCGCGTCTCGCCCGCGTAGAGATCGACCTCGAGAACATGAAGACGACCAACCTGCGCGTGATTGCGGCCGTCGCGGGCGGCGGCGTGCCGGGCGCGGAAAGTTCGATGCTGAAGATTCGCGGCACCGAAATTCGCCAGGAGATTTCGTCGCTGCTGCGGCGCGCGATGGGACCGTATGCCGCGCCGTTCATTGAAGAAGCGCTGGGCGAGGATGACGCGGGCGCGAACGCGGGCCCCGAAGAAGCCGCGAGCGCCGCCGCGCAATACTTCAACAACCGCAAGCTGTCGATTTTCGGTGGCTCCAACGAAATCCAGAAGAACATCATCTCGAAGATGATGCTCGGGCTCTAA
- a CDS encoding 3-hydroxyacyl-CoA dehydrogenase NAD-binding domain-containing protein yields MATDSVTASSASSVPPVTHELRGKVLLVTIDHAPVNALSVEVRRGLAAAIEHAESSDAVQAVLLVGAGRNFIAGADIREFGKPPQPPALPDVCNRIEACHKPVIAAIHGAALGGGLEVALSAHYRLAVAGAKLGLPEVQLGLLPGAGGTQRTPRLIGAEAALSLMLSGRHASAQEALKLGLVDRVGASDDILAEGLAYAQELLASHAHVRRTRDAHGLADRAAAQAAIDTARADTAKKSRGLFSPLKIVDCVQTALDQSFDEGLRFERKQFLECLDSPQRAGLVHAFFAEREVQKAPETKAAKPRAIESVGVIGGGTMGAGIAVAVLDSGLPVTMIERDDASLARGRAHVEKVYDGLVAKGRMTPEAKAQVLARYSGSTSYDALANADLVIEAVFEDMNVKQAVFAELDRVCKPGAVLATNTSYLDIDAIASSIKRPQDVVGLHFFSPANIMKLLEVVVPKQVSADVVATAFELAKKLRKVPVRAGVCDGFIGNRLLAVYRTAADHVMEDGASPYQIDKAIRDFGFAMGPYQVIDLAGGDIGWATRKRRAATRDPNARYVQIADRLCERGWFGQKTGRGFYLYPEGARTGSPDPEVEAIIRAERERAGIEPRSFSDEDIIRRYMAAMINEGANVVHEGIALRPLDVDVTLVYGYGFPRYRGGPMKYADTVGLANVLADIRAFAKEDPLFWKPSPLLVELVERGANFASLNEAV; encoded by the coding sequence ATGGCAACCGACAGCGTCACTGCATCGTCCGCTTCCTCCGTCCCCCCCGTGACTCACGAACTGCGCGGCAAAGTCCTGCTCGTCACCATCGACCACGCGCCGGTGAATGCGCTGTCCGTCGAGGTGCGCCGCGGTCTCGCCGCCGCCATCGAACACGCGGAGTCGAGCGACGCCGTGCAGGCCGTGCTGCTGGTGGGCGCGGGCCGCAACTTCATCGCGGGTGCCGACATCCGCGAGTTCGGCAAGCCGCCGCAACCGCCCGCGCTGCCCGACGTGTGCAACCGCATCGAGGCGTGCCACAAGCCCGTGATCGCGGCCATTCACGGCGCGGCGCTCGGCGGCGGCCTCGAGGTCGCGCTCTCGGCGCACTACCGGCTCGCCGTCGCGGGGGCGAAGCTCGGCCTGCCCGAAGTGCAACTCGGCCTGCTGCCGGGCGCGGGCGGCACGCAGCGCACGCCGCGTCTGATCGGCGCGGAGGCCGCGCTTTCGCTGATGCTGAGCGGCCGCCACGCGAGCGCGCAGGAAGCGCTCAAGCTCGGTCTCGTCGACCGCGTGGGCGCCAGCGACGACATCCTCGCCGAAGGCCTCGCCTACGCGCAGGAACTGCTCGCGAGCCACGCCCACGTGCGCCGTACGCGCGACGCGCACGGTCTCGCCGACCGCGCCGCCGCGCAAGCCGCCATCGACACCGCGCGCGCCGACACCGCGAAGAAGTCGCGCGGCCTGTTCTCGCCGCTCAAGATCGTCGATTGCGTGCAGACCGCGCTCGATCAATCGTTCGACGAAGGCCTGCGCTTCGAGCGCAAGCAGTTTCTCGAATGCCTCGACAGCCCGCAGCGCGCGGGCCTCGTGCACGCCTTCTTCGCCGAGCGCGAAGTGCAGAAGGCGCCCGAAACGAAGGCCGCGAAACCGCGCGCCATCGAGAGCGTTGGCGTGATCGGCGGCGGCACCATGGGCGCCGGCATCGCCGTGGCCGTGCTCGATTCGGGCCTGCCCGTGACGATGATCGAACGCGACGACGCCTCGCTCGCGCGCGGCCGCGCGCATGTGGAGAAGGTCTACGACGGCCTCGTCGCGAAGGGCCGCATGACGCCCGAAGCGAAGGCGCAGGTGCTCGCGCGCTACAGCGGCAGCACGTCGTACGATGCGCTCGCGAACGCCGACCTCGTGATCGAAGCCGTGTTCGAGGACATGAACGTGAAGCAGGCCGTGTTCGCCGAACTCGACCGCGTGTGCAAGCCGGGCGCCGTGCTCGCGACCAACACCTCGTATCTCGACATCGACGCGATCGCCAGCAGCATCAAGCGCCCGCAGGACGTGGTGGGCCTGCACTTCTTCTCGCCCGCCAACATCATGAAGCTGCTCGAAGTGGTGGTGCCGAAGCAGGTGAGCGCCGACGTCGTGGCGACCGCCTTCGAACTCGCGAAGAAGCTGCGCAAGGTGCCGGTGCGCGCGGGCGTGTGCGACGGTTTCATCGGCAATCGCCTGCTCGCGGTGTATCGCACGGCCGCCGACCACGTGATGGAAGACGGCGCCTCGCCGTATCAGATCGACAAGGCCATTCGCGACTTCGGCTTTGCGATGGGCCCGTACCAGGTGATCGACCTCGCGGGCGGCGACATCGGCTGGGCCACGCGCAAGCGCCGCGCCGCCACGCGCGATCCGAACGCGCGCTACGTGCAGATCGCCGACCGCCTGTGCGAGCGCGGCTGGTTCGGCCAGAAGACGGGCCGCGGCTTCTATCTGTACCCGGAAGGCGCGCGCACGGGCTCGCCCGACCCCGAAGTCGAAGCGATCATTCGCGCCGAACGCGAACGCGCCGGTATCGAGCCGCGCAGCTTCAGCGACGAGGACATCATCCGCCGCTACATGGCCGCCATGATCAACGAAGGCGCGAACGTCGTGCACGAGGGCATCGCGCTGCGCCCGCTCGACGTGGACGTGACGCTCGTGTACGGCTACGGCTTCCCGCGCTATCGCGGCGGCCCCATGAAATACGCCGATACCGTGGGCCTCGCCAACGTGCTCGCCGACATCCGCGCGTTCGCGAAGGAAGATCCGCTGTTCTGGAAGCCCTCGCCGCTGCTGGTCGAACTGGTCGAGCGCGGCGCGAACTTCGCCAGCCTCAACGAAGCGGTGTAA
- a CDS encoding electron transfer flavoprotein subunit alpha/FixB family protein: protein MTTLVIAEHDNQSIKAATLNTVAAAQKIGGDVHVLVAGHNAQAAADAAAKIAGVAKVLLADAPQLEQGLAENVEATVLAIAKNYSHILAPATAAGKNVAPRIAAKLDVAQISDITAVDSADTFERPIYAGNAIATVQSADPIKVITVRATGFDPVAAEGGSASVEKIEAAADSGLSQFVSREVTKLDRPELTSAKIIVSGGRGLGSGENYTKVLEPLADKLGAALGASRAAVDAGYVPNDFQVGQTGKIVAPQLYVAVGISGAIQHLAGMKDSKVIVAINKDEEAPIFSVADYGLVGDLFAVVPELAGSL from the coding sequence ATGACAACGCTGGTTATTGCTGAACACGACAATCAGTCGATCAAGGCTGCAACGCTCAACACGGTTGCAGCAGCACAGAAGATCGGTGGCGACGTCCACGTGCTGGTCGCGGGTCACAACGCGCAAGCCGCCGCCGACGCCGCCGCGAAGATCGCAGGCGTGGCGAAGGTGCTGCTCGCCGATGCGCCGCAACTCGAACAAGGCCTCGCGGAAAACGTCGAAGCGACGGTGCTCGCCATCGCGAAGAACTACTCGCACATCCTCGCGCCCGCTACGGCCGCAGGTAAAAACGTCGCGCCGCGCATCGCTGCGAAGCTCGACGTTGCGCAGATCAGCGACATCACCGCTGTGGATAGCGCCGATACGTTCGAGCGTCCGATCTACGCGGGCAACGCCATCGCCACGGTGCAATCGGCGGATCCGATCAAGGTCATCACGGTTCGCGCAACGGGCTTCGACCCGGTCGCGGCGGAAGGCGGCAGCGCCTCGGTGGAAAAGATCGAAGCGGCCGCAGACAGTGGTCTCTCGCAGTTCGTGAGCCGAGAAGTCACCAAGCTCGATCGCCCGGAACTCACGAGCGCGAAGATCATCGTTTCGGGTGGCCGTGGCCTCGGCAGCGGCGAGAACTACACGAAGGTGCTGGAGCCGCTCGCCGACAAACTCGGCGCGGCCCTCGGCGCCTCGCGTGCCGCCGTGGACGCGGGCTACGTGCCGAACGACTTCCAGGTCGGCCAAACGGGCAAGATCGTCGCGCCGCAGCTTTATGTGGCCGTCGGTATCTCGGGCGCCATCCAGCATCTCGCGGGCATGAAAGACTCGAAGGTCATCGTTGCCATCAACAAGGACGAAGAAGCGCCGATCTTCAGCGTGGCCGATTACGGCCTCGTGGGCGATCTGTTCGCGGTCGTGCCGGAACTCGCGGGTTCGCTGTAA